CATGGCCAGGGCCTTCACGTCGGCGCTGGCGCGCTGGCGGTCCTGCCACAGGGTCAGCAGCTTGGCGACTTCTTCCAGGGAAAAGCCCAGATCACGTGATCGCTTGATGAACGCCAGGCTGTGCAGGTCCTCCTGCTGGTACAGCCGGTAGCCGCTTTCGCTTCGCGTGGCGGGGCGCAGCAGGCCGATGGACTCGTAGTAGCGGATCATCTTGGCGCTCAGCCCGCTGCGGCGGGCGGCCTGGCCGATGTTCATGGGGCCTCCTGGTCGATGGCGGTGGGTTTCCAGGTCTTCAGCCACAGGGCATTGCTCACCACGCTGAC
This window of the Pseudomonas mosselii genome carries:
- the cueR gene encoding Cu(I)-responsive transcriptional regulator, encoding MNIGQAARRSGLSAKMIRYYESIGLLRPATRSESGYRLYQQEDLHSLAFIKRSRDLGFSLEEVAKLLTLWQDRQRASADVKALAMQHIEALNKRIEELVSLRDTLGELVAHCQGDDRPDCPILKDLANGSGCCH